GACCCGAGCTCCGGGGATCTTCCTCTGGACTACCTTACAGATGTTGGCGTCGTGGCCGGTCCCGTCGATGACCACCTTCGCCCTCACCGATAAGGGGTCGACGTGGAGCCTCGTCCTCTCCACCGCCTCCCAGTTGATGACGAGGCCCGCGACCCTCTCGTCCTCCCGGATCATCACGTCCTCGACGGCGACGAGGTTTATGATCTCCGCCCCGGCGTCGACGACCCCCGCCGTCAGCTTCGCCACCGTCTCGATGGAGCTTGCTATGTAGTAGCCTTCAGCGTACTCCCGGTACCAGACCCCGAACTCGTCGAGGATCCTGCAACCCTCCTTCTGGACGACGATCCGGGGGAACATCATCCCGCCCCCCCAGATCCCGCCGCCGACGGCCAGGTTCCTCTCGAAGACGACGGTCTTCGCGTCCGCCTCGGCGAGCTTCTTTGCCGCCACCAGGTTGGCGGGGCCCGCCCC
The sequence above is drawn from the Methanothrix harundinacea 6Ac genome and encodes:
- a CDS encoding sulfide-dependent adenosine diphosphate thiazole synthase, with amino-acid sequence MALDEVTITKAIVESYMDSFLKYTDVDVALVGAGPANLVAAKKLAEADAKTVVFERNLAVGGGIWGGGMMFPRIVVQKEGCRILDEFGVWYREYAEGYYIASSIETVAKLTAGVVDAGAEIINLVAVEDVMIREDERVAGLVINWEAVERTRLHVDPLSVRAKVVIDGTGHDANICKVVQRKIPGARVGSLGVPGEKPMWADVGERTVVEVTQEVYPGLIAAGMAATAVAGGPRMGPIFGGMLLSGEKAAAIALEKLGL